One Hordeum vulgare subsp. vulgare chromosome 4H, MorexV3_pseudomolecules_assembly, whole genome shotgun sequence DNA window includes the following coding sequences:
- the LOC123449587 gene encoding probable pyridoxal 5'-phosphate synthase subunit PDX2 gives MAVVGVLALQGSYNEHMSALRRIGVKGVEVRKPEQLQGIDSLIIPGGESTTMAKLANYHNLFPALREFVGAGKPVWGTCAGLIFLANKAVGQKSGGQELVGGLDCTVHRNFFGSQLQSFETELSVPMLAEKEGGSNTCRGVFIRAPAILEVGSDVEILADCPVPSGKPSITIPSSVGVEEEVYSKDRVIVAVRQGNILATAFHPELTSDCRWHRFFLDMDKESHPKAFCALSLSSSSRDSEGRSMTKPFDLPIFE, from the exons ATGGCGGTGGTCGGCGTTCTGGCGCTGCAGGGCTCCTACAACGAGCACATGTCCG CGCTGAGGAGGATCGGGGTGAAGGGGGTGGAGGTGCGCAAGCCGGAGCAGCTGCAGGGCATCGACTCGCTCATCATCCCCGGCGGCGAGAGCACCACCATGGCCAAGCTCGCCAACTACCACAACCTG TTTCCTGCACTTCGAGAATTTGTCGGTGCAGGAAAACCTGTGTGGGGAACTTGTGCTGGGCTCATTTTCCTTGCAAACAAGGCGGTAG GGCAAAAATCGGGAGGTCAGGAGCTTGTTGGGGGGCTAGATTGCACCGTCCACCGGAACTTTTTTGGGAGCCAG CTGCAAAGCTTTGAAACCGAACTTTCAGTGCCAATGCTTGCGGAGAAGGAAGGAGGCAGTAATACATGCCGTGGAGTATTTATACGAGCACCTGCTATCTTGGAAGTAGGATCGGATGTTGAAATACTGGCTGACTGCCCTGTTCCTTCTGGTAAACCCAGCATTACCATACCATCTTCCGTGGGTGTTGAG GAAGAGGTGTACTCCAAAGATCGGGTAATTGTTGCAGTACGTCAAGGGAATATCCTCGCCACCGCTTTTCACCCAGAATTGACGTCAGACTGTAGATG GCATCGCTTCTTCTTGGACATGGACAAAGAATCGCATCCAAAGGCCTTCTGTGCGCTATCTCTATCGTCGTCTTCAAGAGATTCAGAAGGCCGTTCAATGACTAAGCCTTTTGATCTTCCCATATTTGAATAG